A genomic region of Vibrio ziniensis contains the following coding sequences:
- the gloA2 gene encoding SMU1112c/YaeR family gloxylase I-like metalloprotein: MLKRIHHAAIICSDYPRSKAFYVDVLGLKIVAENYREARDSYKLDLALPDGSQIELFSFPDAPKRLSYPEAQGLRHLAFCVDDVAAVKHKLERQGITVEPIRVDEFTGKQYTFFADPDGLPLEVYQSE, from the coding sequence ATGTTAAAACGAATTCATCACGCTGCGATTATTTGCTCTGATTATCCTCGTTCAAAAGCGTTTTATGTGGACGTTCTGGGACTAAAAATTGTTGCGGAAAACTACCGTGAAGCGCGCGACTCTTATAAGTTGGACTTAGCATTGCCTGATGGCTCGCAAATCGAGTTATTCTCATTTCCCGATGCTCCGAAAAGACTGAGTTATCCTGAAGCTCAAGGTTTACGTCATCTGGCATTCTGCGTTGATGATGTCGCTGCGGTTAAGCATAAACTTGAACGGCAAGGAATCACGGTAGAACCAATTAGAGTGGATGAGTTTACTGGCAAGCAATACACATTTTTTGCTGACCCTGATGGCTTGCCACTGGAGGTATATCAAAGCGAATAA
- a CDS encoding HD domain-containing phosphohydrolase, producing the protein MKKTEERWYSRFVMPLHIHLSVMFVTVVAGSCLLQIWASSKSIDNIIFEANQTLFEQIATTTKGDFEKVFQPAMDAISTLELTSLGEQTFKEDSISYIAILQKLLHTQPGVNAYFIGYSNGDIIAALKNTQSPWMKNIPVPQNAELFGVISSYEKGYATLFFFSAEGKVIGSQTISNNRLDARKETWYQAAKSNEMSLARPKFFNVQQQIGVTVQKKAESGTVIAAEILLSSVSSVLAGSAESHPSTRLLFEKNQRYIYAFSEGSNHRIAVDKLETIDQLPFPNIREVILDESLVGNGLKTEIIKGEKWFGEVFPVAKIGDKDFYLLFAIKEVELLDKAAAIRHHAIATAFILALLVLPIVYIMAQFISRPIRLATKNAQDISHFKFDAPNYRPSRIKEIVDLSRALKGMNVTIRNFFELTRTISKQKDSMKIQSVISEGLVKVTMAQSAFLSIWNENEGRLESHIYWDGKTKDKNDVSLAYLDNSEKVRQIYSQVTNQEYLIYENSPEFARKLRLPEEVWWILVPLYNRDEKCIGCVNLAYLNEQKQSILDETLPLTLVLTGYTSLAIETKKHLREQKELLEAFIRVIAGAIDTKSPYTGNHCQRVPVLTERLVSAAAESDLPPFEEYSLTPDDQEALHIASWLHDCGKVTTPEYVVDKATKLETIYNRIHEVRTRFEVLKRDAQIEVYKQAFGELPVDQKMTVEEKCRQLDEDFAFIAQMNEGNEFLSDEYKQRIQDIAAKTWQRTLDSRLGLGHEELKRYKDDPNELPVTESLLSDKASHHIPWESNKTRDARFQLQPKQYKNDQGEVYNLSIERGTLNDEERFIINDHIIETMMMLESLPFPSHLKNIPLIAGSHHEKLDGKGYPQGINQNEIPLAGKAMAIADIFEALTSADRPYKKAKTLSESLKIMSFMVKDNHIDADLFALFLNSGVYMDYAKEFLESEQIDQVNVADYLV; encoded by the coding sequence ATGAAGAAAACAGAAGAGCGGTGGTATTCGAGATTTGTTATGCCACTTCATATTCACTTGTCTGTGATGTTTGTCACTGTGGTAGCCGGTTCTTGTTTGTTGCAAATATGGGCTTCTTCTAAAAGTATCGACAACATCATCTTCGAAGCGAATCAAACGCTGTTTGAACAGATAGCTACCACTACAAAAGGCGATTTCGAAAAAGTTTTTCAACCCGCAATGGACGCCATCAGTACCTTAGAACTTACTTCGCTCGGTGAGCAAACATTTAAAGAAGATAGCATTTCATACATCGCTATTTTGCAAAAGCTTTTGCACACCCAACCGGGAGTTAATGCGTACTTCATCGGTTATAGCAATGGCGATATCATTGCAGCACTCAAAAATACGCAATCGCCATGGATGAAAAATATCCCCGTTCCCCAAAATGCAGAGCTTTTTGGTGTTATCTCTTCTTATGAGAAGGGATATGCGACGCTATTCTTTTTTAGCGCTGAAGGTAAAGTCATTGGTTCTCAAACTATCTCCAATAATAGGTTAGATGCTCGCAAAGAGACTTGGTATCAAGCGGCAAAAAGTAATGAGATGAGCCTGGCAAGACCGAAGTTCTTTAATGTGCAGCAGCAAATTGGTGTAACCGTTCAAAAGAAAGCCGAATCGGGAACTGTTATCGCTGCTGAGATTCTATTGTCTAGCGTGTCCAGTGTACTCGCGGGGAGTGCTGAGAGTCATCCCTCAACTAGGCTATTGTTTGAAAAAAATCAACGTTATATCTACGCTTTCAGCGAAGGTAGCAACCATCGTATCGCGGTTGATAAGTTGGAAACCATCGACCAGTTGCCATTTCCAAATATTCGAGAAGTTATATTGGATGAAAGTTTGGTGGGCAATGGTCTAAAAACCGAGATAATCAAGGGTGAAAAATGGTTCGGTGAAGTATTCCCTGTGGCAAAAATAGGTGATAAAGACTTTTACTTGTTGTTTGCCATTAAAGAGGTGGAGTTATTAGATAAAGCTGCTGCTATCAGACATCATGCCATTGCTACGGCGTTTATTTTGGCTCTACTTGTTTTGCCAATTGTTTACATTATGGCTCAGTTTATTAGCCGTCCAATCCGCTTGGCAACAAAAAATGCTCAAGACATAAGCCATTTTAAATTTGATGCTCCAAATTACAGACCAAGTCGAATCAAAGAGATTGTAGATCTGAGCAGAGCTTTAAAAGGGATGAACGTCACTATCCGTAACTTCTTCGAGTTGACCAGAACAATTTCTAAGCAAAAAGACTCGATGAAAATTCAATCTGTGATTAGTGAAGGCCTGGTTAAGGTCACTATGGCTCAAAGCGCATTTCTGTCGATTTGGAATGAGAATGAAGGTCGCTTGGAGTCGCATATTTATTGGGATGGGAAAACCAAAGATAAGAATGATGTTTCTCTTGCCTACTTAGATAACAGCGAGAAAGTAAGACAGATATACTCTCAGGTGACCAATCAGGAGTATCTGATTTATGAAAATTCTCCTGAGTTTGCGCGAAAGCTTCGTTTGCCAGAAGAAGTCTGGTGGATATTGGTGCCGCTTTATAACCGCGATGAAAAATGTATTGGCTGTGTGAACCTTGCTTATCTCAATGAGCAAAAGCAATCAATATTGGATGAAACTCTACCGTTAACTTTAGTCTTAACGGGATATACCTCACTGGCGATTGAAACCAAAAAACACTTAAGAGAGCAAAAAGAGTTATTGGAAGCCTTCATTCGTGTTATCGCAGGCGCTATCGATACCAAGTCGCCATACACAGGAAACCATTGCCAACGCGTACCTGTTTTAACCGAGCGTTTGGTAAGTGCTGCCGCTGAATCGGATCTACCTCCGTTCGAGGAATATTCATTGACTCCTGATGACCAAGAGGCTTTGCATATTGCCTCATGGCTTCATGATTGCGGCAAGGTAACGACACCCGAATATGTGGTGGATAAAGCGACTAAACTGGAGACTATTTATAACCGTATCCACGAAGTCAGAACTCGTTTCGAAGTGCTAAAAAGAGATGCTCAAATTGAAGTTTACAAACAGGCTTTTGGTGAACTTCCTGTAGATCAAAAAATGACGGTGGAAGAGAAATGCCGACAGCTGGATGAGGACTTCGCCTTTATCGCTCAAATGAACGAAGGTAACGAGTTTCTAAGTGATGAATATAAACAACGCATTCAAGATATTGCAGCTAAAACATGGCAACGCACTCTGGATTCACGATTAGGTCTCGGGCATGAAGAGCTCAAGCGATATAAAGATGACCCGAATGAATTGCCGGTTACTGAGTCTTTATTGTCAGATAAAGCGTCACATCATATTCCTTGGGAAAGTAATAAAACGCGTGATGCGCGTTTCCAATTGCAACCTAAGCAGTACAAGAATGATCAGGGTGAGGTTTACAACCTCAGCATTGAACGCGGTACTCTTAATGATGAAGAACGATTCATCATTAACGACCACATTATAGAAACCATGATGATGTTGGAGTCGCTGCCATTCCCAAGCCATTTGAAAAATATTCCGCTTATCGCTGGCAGCCACCACGAAAAATTGGATGGCAAAGGCTATCCACAGGGAATTAACCAAAATGAAATCCCTCTTGCGGGTAAAGCGATGGCGATTGCGGATATTTTTGAAGCGTTGACCAGTGCAGATCGCCCATATAAGAAAGCGAAGACGTTGTCCGAGTCACTAAAAATCATGAGTTTTATGGTCAAAGATAATCACATCGACGCAGACCTGTTCGCCCTGTTCCTCAACTCAGGTGTATACATGGATTACGCCAAGGAATTTTTAGAATCTGAGCAGATAGATCAAGTGAACGTGGCTGATTATTTGGTATAA
- a CDS encoding tetratricopeptide repeat protein, protein MKFLRAMLMTAFCLSTAASTYAAEADSLMVIQHKWAVCQYQSKDMDNQVHCLESLIQHNKQALKDEPNRQELKLWLAINESSLAGAEGGLGALSLAKEAKTLLEQVIDNAPETLSGSAYTSLGSLYYKVPGWPIGFGDDEMAEKMLRKALELNPNGIDSNYFYADFLAQDGRKKEAIQYLTKAQKAPPRPDRPLADQGRQQEISKLLGELQ, encoded by the coding sequence ATGAAATTTCTACGAGCAATGTTAATGACTGCTTTCTGTTTGAGCACCGCGGCGTCTACATATGCTGCCGAAGCAGACTCATTAATGGTGATTCAGCACAAATGGGCTGTTTGTCAGTATCAATCAAAAGATATGGATAACCAGGTTCACTGTTTAGAGAGTTTAATTCAGCATAATAAGCAAGCTCTGAAAGATGAGCCTAATCGGCAAGAGCTAAAGTTATGGCTAGCAATTAATGAATCATCTCTAGCCGGTGCTGAGGGGGGGTTAGGAGCGCTATCATTAGCCAAAGAAGCGAAGACGCTTCTGGAGCAAGTTATTGACAATGCTCCAGAAACGTTAAGTGGTTCAGCGTATACCAGTTTGGGTTCGCTATACTACAAAGTACCGGGGTGGCCGATTGGATTCGGTGACGATGAAATGGCTGAGAAAATGCTTCGCAAAGCGTTGGAACTCAATCCTAATGGTATTGACTCTAATTATTTTTACGCCGATTTCTTAGCGCAAGATGGAAGAAAGAAAGAAGCCATTCAATATCTGACCAAAGCACAGAAAGCCCCGCCGCGTCCGGATCGACCTCTCGCTGACCAAGGACGTCAGCAGGAAATATCTAAATTATTAGGAGAACTCCAATAA
- a CDS encoding sigma-54-dependent Fis family transcriptional regulator: protein MQIQTVKDWLSTSWHRSEEAGLTQRSRPEHILLPNYELKERKWLATSLLAAVEKHALPLFNQMCGHSDSHLVLTDKEGVILSTWGQPRFKERLTEIALESGACWQERIKGTNAIGTAIVDARPVTVVGDQHYIRQHHFISCSSCPIFTHQGELLGILDITSEQQKHDLSTQVLVQSMVQLIENHLLCEIPQGSTRIDLACERSLLNSGWQGIVIADEGGKIIAHNHIAAQLLAQNSVVGHTIDEVFNQRPKPFVFEKHALTNKHGQTHSYTASCELHFGDSNVEQAWQQANKLIDKDITLMILGETGVGKGEFVKALHQQNPRKTKALVSVNCGALPKDLIESELFGYVAGAFTGANSKGYQGKIRQADKGILFLDEIADMPLEAQSRLLHVIQDKVVIPVGSNQSYPVDIQIIAATHKDLEIAVEEGSFRQDLYYRLNGLILHLPALRERQDKAALIENIHKTYRIGDQSLSPDLMELLTSYHWPGNIRELDNMMKVACLLASDEPQLELEHVPGHIRKSLLNHVADSAFERAAVDLKTTVEDKLLKTYQANQGNISQTSKMLGISRNTLYRKLKSIGILK, encoded by the coding sequence ATGCAAATTCAAACAGTTAAAGATTGGCTTTCAACATCTTGGCATCGAAGTGAAGAAGCAGGGCTGACTCAAAGAAGCCGTCCAGAACACATTCTGTTACCCAATTACGAGCTTAAAGAGCGTAAATGGTTAGCCACATCATTACTTGCTGCCGTCGAGAAACATGCGTTACCACTGTTTAATCAAATGTGCGGTCACAGTGACAGCCACTTAGTGTTAACGGATAAAGAAGGCGTGATTCTCTCCACTTGGGGACAACCTCGTTTTAAAGAACGTTTAACTGAGATTGCTCTGGAATCAGGTGCATGCTGGCAGGAAAGAATTAAAGGAACCAACGCAATTGGTACTGCCATTGTTGATGCCCGTCCAGTAACCGTCGTTGGCGATCAACATTACATCCGACAACATCATTTCATCAGTTGTTCTTCATGCCCTATTTTTACTCATCAGGGTGAACTACTTGGTATTCTGGATATCACCAGCGAGCAGCAAAAGCACGACCTATCCACTCAAGTGCTCGTTCAAAGTATGGTGCAGCTCATTGAAAACCATCTGCTGTGCGAAATACCTCAAGGTTCCACCAGAATTGATCTCGCTTGTGAACGTTCTCTACTTAACAGTGGCTGGCAAGGTATTGTTATCGCTGATGAGGGCGGAAAGATCATCGCCCATAACCACATAGCGGCTCAACTTTTGGCGCAGAACTCAGTAGTAGGTCACACTATTGATGAAGTGTTTAATCAAAGACCAAAGCCATTTGTATTTGAAAAGCACGCCCTAACCAATAAGCATGGCCAAACGCACTCTTACACCGCTTCGTGCGAACTTCATTTTGGTGACAGTAATGTTGAACAAGCATGGCAACAAGCGAACAAGCTGATCGATAAAGATATTACGCTGATGATTCTAGGTGAAACCGGCGTAGGTAAAGGCGAGTTTGTAAAAGCACTCCATCAGCAAAATCCGAGAAAAACCAAAGCACTGGTCAGTGTTAACTGTGGTGCATTGCCAAAAGATTTGATTGAATCTGAACTCTTTGGCTACGTGGCGGGCGCGTTTACCGGAGCAAACAGCAAAGGTTATCAAGGAAAAATTCGCCAAGCAGATAAAGGCATTTTGTTTCTCGATGAAATCGCAGACATGCCATTAGAAGCACAGTCTCGTTTGCTGCATGTGATTCAGGATAAAGTGGTGATTCCTGTTGGATCAAATCAAAGCTATCCAGTGGATATCCAGATCATCGCTGCCACTCATAAAGATTTAGAAATAGCCGTTGAAGAAGGAAGTTTCCGTCAAGATCTGTACTATCGGCTGAATGGTTTGATTCTGCATTTGCCCGCTTTGCGCGAGCGGCAAGACAAAGCGGCTCTGATTGAAAACATCCACAAAACCTATCGTATTGGCGATCAGTCGTTATCACCTGATCTTATGGAGTTACTAACCAGTTATCACTGGCCTGGCAATATAAGAGAGTTAGATAACATGATGAAGGTTGCTTGCCTGCTTGCCAGTGATGAACCTCAATTAGAGTTGGAACATGTTCCAGGCCACATCAGAAAATCTCTACTCAATCACGTTGCTGATAGTGCGTTTGAACGTGCTGCGGTAGATTTAAAAACCACAGTAGAAGATAAACTCCTTAAAACATATCAAGCGAATCAAGGCAACATAAGCCAAACATCGAAGATGCTTGGCATCAGTCGTAACACCCTTTATCGAAAGCTCAAATCCATCGGGATTTTGAAATAG
- a CDS encoding ATP-binding protein, with amino-acid sequence MKNNTDVTFSIKKRLTISVVLLSTVLILISLIFSFSSSRHEIEEVYDARLGQSAKMLLLSMPISEQPLQSGHTRELFDNWMKRIAIQAKNDDAPTPFGHPYEQNILVQFYIAGDLIWSSIPGVDNLKHDSKYTGFGYMDIQNEPWRYFQLPLPNSMNTKHEYIFVAEKESIRDEMIYELALSAALPQLILIPCLALVMVFLIDKHFKPISELKLAIAQRSANKLDTIYVANPTQELSPLVSALNALLNELDQAWQREKRFTRMAAHELKTPLTILRLNAENAMMSQNEQQLKSDLNNILQGIDRTDRMIHQLLTLAKVDSIHEKRFSATDLTKLCQAIIAERVPLALKHQQDVSFEGGSIKVLGDEALLRILLTNLLDNAMRYSGDGSQINIRLEEQEERIKVYVSDTGKDISEETREKMFDNFYRANTEKGDGAGLGMSITRDIAKFHGGSVELLPRADNRNTLLVVLPK; translated from the coding sequence TTGAAAAATAACACCGATGTAACTTTCTCAATTAAAAAGCGATTAACAATATCAGTGGTGCTGCTTTCAACTGTATTGATTCTGATTTCTTTGATTTTTAGTTTTTCTTCGTCGAGGCATGAAATCGAAGAAGTTTATGATGCTCGCCTAGGGCAATCAGCAAAGATGTTACTTTTGAGCATGCCGATTTCCGAGCAGCCGCTTCAGTCTGGTCACACTCGTGAGCTGTTTGATAACTGGATGAAACGGATTGCTATACAAGCTAAAAATGATGATGCCCCTACGCCTTTTGGGCACCCCTACGAGCAAAATATTCTCGTTCAGTTTTATATTGCCGGTGATCTGATTTGGAGTTCTATTCCAGGGGTCGATAACCTTAAACATGACTCCAAATATACTGGTTTTGGTTATATGGATATACAAAATGAGCCTTGGCGATATTTCCAACTGCCGCTTCCCAATTCAATGAACACTAAGCATGAGTATATTTTTGTCGCAGAAAAAGAGTCAATTCGCGATGAAATGATTTACGAATTAGCACTATCAGCGGCGTTACCTCAGTTGATTTTAATTCCGTGTTTGGCTCTGGTTATGGTGTTTTTAATTGATAAACACTTTAAGCCGATCTCTGAGCTCAAATTAGCGATTGCTCAGCGTAGTGCTAATAAATTGGACACTATCTACGTAGCGAACCCGACTCAAGAGTTATCGCCGTTGGTTTCAGCACTCAATGCTTTGCTCAACGAACTTGACCAAGCATGGCAAAGAGAGAAACGCTTTACCAGAATGGCTGCCCATGAGCTGAAAACACCCCTGACCATACTGCGGCTAAATGCAGAAAACGCTATGATGAGTCAAAATGAGCAGCAATTGAAATCAGACCTAAATAATATTCTACAAGGGATTGATAGGACGGATCGAATGATTCATCAGCTTCTGACGCTGGCGAAAGTGGACAGTATTCATGAGAAGCGGTTCTCAGCCACGGATCTCACCAAGCTTTGCCAGGCTATCATTGCCGAACGCGTACCTCTTGCCCTTAAACATCAGCAAGATGTCTCTTTTGAAGGTGGTAGTATTAAAGTGCTTGGCGATGAAGCGCTGCTTAGAATTCTACTAACTAATCTTCTCGATAATGCTATGCGCTATTCGGGAGACGGTTCTCAAATCAATATCAGACTGGAAGAGCAAGAAGAGCGCATAAAAGTCTATGTGAGTGATACGGGTAAAGATATCTCAGAGGAAACTCGTGAGAAAATGTTCGATAACTTCTACCGAGCCAATACAGAGAAGGGCGATGGTGCAGGGCTTGGCATGTCAATCACTCGAGATATAGCCAAATTTCATGGAGGTAGCGTTGAACTGCTTCCTCGAGCAGACAATCGTAATACCTTATTGGTTGTTCTTCCTAAATAA
- the exaC gene encoding acetaldehyde dehydrogenase ExaC: MIYAQPGTANSIFNFKDQYDNYIGGEWVKPVREVYFDNPSPINGEVFCKVPRSSEEDINLALDAAHSVRAAWGKTSVTERSNILLKIADRIEENIEKLAYVESWENGKPIRETLAADIPLMVDHFRYFAGCIRAQEGSAAEIDANTAAYHFPEPIGVVGQIIPWNFPMLMAAWKIAPAMAAGCCVVLKPAEQTPTSILVLMETIGDLIPAGVVNVVNGFGNEAGQALATSNRIAKLAFTGSTEVGNHILKCAADNLIPSTVELGGKSPNIYFADIFDHEDAYLEKCIEGTLLGFFNQGEVCTCPSRVLVHESIYDRFVAKLSERAKTIKQGNPLDTDTQVGAQASQEQFDKILSYLEIGRQEGAKVVFGGEVALQNGDISKGYYIQPTMLAGNNKMRVFQEEIFGPVIAITSFKDEAEALAIANDTEYGLGAGVWTRDTNLAYRMGRNIEAGRVWINCYHAYPAHAAFGGYKKSGIGRETHKMMLNHYQNTKNLLVSYDINPLGFF, encoded by the coding sequence ATGATTTATGCGCAACCAGGAACAGCAAATTCGATTTTTAATTTTAAAGATCAATACGATAACTATATTGGCGGCGAATGGGTAAAACCTGTCCGTGAAGTGTATTTCGACAACCCATCGCCAATTAATGGCGAAGTATTCTGTAAAGTGCCACGTTCAAGTGAAGAAGATATTAATCTCGCTCTTGATGCCGCGCACAGTGTTCGTGCGGCGTGGGGTAAAACCAGTGTGACTGAGCGTTCAAACATACTACTGAAAATCGCAGACCGCATTGAAGAGAACATCGAAAAACTGGCCTATGTTGAGTCTTGGGAAAACGGGAAACCGATTCGCGAAACGTTGGCGGCCGATATTCCTCTAATGGTCGATCATTTCCGTTATTTCGCTGGTTGTATCCGTGCTCAAGAAGGCAGCGCTGCCGAAATTGATGCTAATACAGCGGCATACCACTTTCCTGAGCCGATTGGTGTTGTTGGTCAAATCATTCCTTGGAACTTCCCAATGCTGATGGCCGCTTGGAAGATTGCGCCTGCGATGGCTGCGGGTTGTTGTGTGGTGCTAAAACCTGCAGAACAAACACCAACATCCATTTTGGTATTGATGGAAACCATTGGTGATTTGATCCCTGCAGGTGTGGTTAACGTGGTGAACGGTTTTGGTAATGAAGCCGGTCAGGCTCTTGCGACCAGTAACCGTATTGCAAAATTGGCGTTTACTGGCTCTACCGAAGTGGGCAATCACATTCTGAAATGTGCCGCTGACAACTTGATTCCTTCTACTGTGGAGCTTGGCGGTAAATCTCCAAACATCTACTTTGCAGATATCTTCGATCATGAAGATGCTTATCTAGAAAAATGCATTGAAGGTACGTTGCTCGGCTTCTTTAACCAAGGCGAAGTGTGTACTTGCCCTTCTCGCGTGCTGGTTCATGAATCTATCTATGACCGCTTTGTGGCGAAATTGTCAGAGCGTGCGAAAACCATCAAACAAGGCAACCCTTTAGATACAGACACTCAAGTAGGGGCTCAAGCTTCACAAGAGCAGTTCGATAAAATTTTAAGTTACTTGGAGATTGGTCGTCAGGAAGGCGCAAAAGTGGTCTTTGGTGGTGAAGTTGCGCTGCAAAACGGTGACATCAGTAAGGGATATTACATTCAGCCAACCATGCTGGCGGGTAACAACAAAATGCGGGTGTTCCAAGAGGAAATTTTCGGCCCTGTCATTGCTATCACGAGCTTCAAAGATGAGGCAGAAGCACTCGCCATCGCCAATGATACTGAATATGGTCTAGGTGCAGGTGTTTGGACTCGGGACACTAATCTTGCATACCGTATGGGACGTAACATTGAAGCGGGTCGAGTGTGGATTAACTGCTATCACGCATACCCAGCACATGCGGCGTTTGGTGGCTACAAGAAATCAGGCATCGGTCGAGAGACTCACAAAATGATGCTTAACCACTACCAAAATACGAAAAACTTACTAGTGAGCTACGATATTAACCCTCTAGGGTTCTTCTAA
- a CDS encoding LysR family transcriptional regulator, whose translation MLNPKLITLLPDLATFILIVNEGSFTAAAHKLGVTPSALSKLITRLEQALSVKLFERTTRKLMITQAGQKIYDQCLVMINAAQQAVELSSSDHTEASGTLTVAAPEAFLNSVLQPLVVPFLKQYPEIKLRLRAADGEIDLFKHNVDVAFKLTDKPDENLVLKELAKTNLVLCASPEYLKQRGIPKHPTYLSQHDCLYLAETEHDHIWSFLKDDEFHTVAVTGRFAVNQSQIRLNGAKNGLGIGIFHDFVVQDAIANGEVVQVLEEWTIKSNYHGAIAMQYAQTKYMPARLRVFIDYALEHLRPKLNR comes from the coding sequence ATGCTAAACCCTAAGCTCATTACCCTACTACCTGATTTAGCGACATTTATCTTAATTGTAAATGAAGGCAGTTTTACCGCGGCTGCTCACAAGTTAGGTGTTACTCCTTCTGCATTAAGTAAACTTATTACTCGTTTAGAGCAAGCTTTGTCAGTTAAGCTGTTTGAACGTACAACACGTAAACTAATGATTACCCAAGCTGGACAAAAAATTTACGACCAATGCTTAGTAATGATCAATGCTGCTCAGCAAGCAGTCGAATTATCAAGCTCAGATCATACTGAAGCGTCGGGCACGTTAACTGTCGCAGCACCGGAAGCCTTCCTAAACTCAGTGTTACAGCCTCTTGTCGTACCTTTCCTCAAGCAATATCCTGAGATAAAACTCAGATTAAGAGCTGCAGACGGGGAAATTGATCTGTTCAAGCACAATGTCGATGTGGCTTTTAAACTCACGGATAAACCGGATGAAAACTTGGTGTTAAAGGAACTGGCGAAAACCAATCTGGTGCTGTGTGCCAGCCCTGAATATCTCAAGCAAAGAGGCATACCGAAACATCCGACGTATCTCTCACAGCATGATTGTCTCTACCTCGCGGAAACCGAGCATGACCATATTTGGAGCTTTTTAAAGGACGACGAGTTCCACACGGTGGCAGTCACTGGCCGTTTCGCTGTAAACCAATCACAAATACGTTTGAACGGAGCAAAAAATGGCTTGGGTATTGGAATATTCCATGACTTTGTCGTCCAAGATGCGATCGCTAACGGAGAAGTAGTACAAGTGTTAGAAGAGTGGACAATTAAAAGTAATTATCATGGTGCGATCGCGATGCAATATGCTCAAACTAAATATATGCCTGCACGATTGAGAGTTTTCATCGACTACGCACTCGAACATTTACGTCCAAAACTCAACCGTTAA
- a CDS encoding response regulator yields the protein MRLLLVEDDALLGQSMVTSLSRHGYTVDWVDKGGGVEIVMRTEQFAAVILDLTLPDIDGLVVLRNLRRAGYTLPVLILTARDDIEDRVKGLDGGADDYLVKPFALEELMARLRVLIRRQSGYCDERIVVGQLSLSLAEQAVEFDGNRLKLTNNEFKLITALMTQAGRVLSKEQLQQSLHGWDEGASDNAIEVHIHNLRKKVPNNLIKNIRGVGYIIEK from the coding sequence ATGCGGTTACTTTTAGTTGAAGATGACGCATTACTAGGACAATCCATGGTGACCTCGCTAAGTCGCCATGGTTATACCGTTGATTGGGTAGACAAAGGCGGTGGCGTAGAGATTGTTATGAGAACAGAGCAATTCGCTGCCGTCATTTTGGATCTGACTTTGCCGGATATTGATGGGTTGGTGGTATTACGAAATCTACGTCGGGCAGGTTATACCTTACCAGTATTAATACTCACGGCACGAGATGATATTGAAGACAGAGTAAAAGGCTTAGATGGCGGTGCGGATGATTACTTGGTTAAGCCATTTGCACTTGAAGAATTGATGGCTCGGTTGCGGGTGCTTATTCGTCGTCAATCAGGATATTGTGATGAACGCATCGTTGTTGGACAACTTTCTCTCTCATTAGCAGAGCAAGCAGTTGAATTTGATGGAAATAGACTAAAGTTAACTAATAACGAGTTTAAATTAATTACTGCTTTGATGACTCAAGCTGGGAGAGTACTGAGTAAGGAGCAGCTACAACAGTCGTTACATGGTTGGGATGAAGGAGCCAGTGATAATGCGATTGAAGTGCATATTCACAATTTGCGCAAGAAGGTCCCCAATAACCTGATTAAGAATATCCGAGGAGTGGGGTATATCATTGAAAAATAA